The window CAAAGCGGTCTCGTCCACGGTCCCGGCGGCGGCCAGGCGGCCGTCCTCATCGAAACGGCCCAGGCCCCGCCCCTGCAGCAGCAGGTCGATCATGCCATTGCCAGGCCCGGTATCGAAAGCCAGCAGGGTGCCCTCGGCATCGATCAGGGTGATGTTGGCGACCCCACCGATATTGAGCGCCGCAACGGGGGCGTCGAGGCCGCAGGCTCGCGCGCGGGCAGCGTGATAGATCGGGGCGAGCGGCGCGCCTTCTCCGCCGGCCGCCACGTCGGCGGTGCGAAAATCAAAGGCTACCGGGCGACCACTGCCGGTGGCCAGTCTCTGGGCGTCCAGCAGCTGAACGGTGCGACCGATCCGGTCCGGCTGGGGGCGCTCGTGCAGCACGGTCTGGCCGTGCACGCCCAGCAGGTCGAAATCATTCCAGGCCAGGCCATGCCCGGCGATGAACCGCTCGGCGGCGTAGAGATGCTCGTCGGCGACGGCCCGCCTGGCGTCGTCAAAGATGGCCGGCTCGGGCTCGCCGCGCGGCCAGGCCCGGGCCTGGTCTGTCGCCGCCAACAGCAGATCACGGGTCGCCTCGCGGAGCTTGCTTTCACCGGCCGGGCCGAAGGCCTGGATGGTCTCGCCGTCGGTCTCCAGCACCGCCATGTCGACGGCGTCGAGCGAGGTGCCGGTCATGAATCCCAGGATGCGCATGGCCGTTGACTGCCATGCCGGCGGGCCTGTAGCTAGACCCCATGATCGTCGTCCGCCTCCCCGTCCGCGCCTATTACCGCCCGCTGAAATAGCGGGAGGCCGGCCTGACACGTCGATGCGCCCCCGCCCTGCCGGGATCGCGTCTCATCAGATCAAAGCGCTCCGGCCCCATCCGGAGACTGACC of the Caulobacter henricii genome contains:
- a CDS encoding anhydro-N-acetylmuramic acid kinase, with translation MRILGFMTGTSLDAVDMAVLETDGETIQAFGPAGESKLREATRDLLLAATDQARAWPRGEPEPAIFDDARRAVADEHLYAAERFIAGHGLAWNDFDLLGVHGQTVLHERPQPDRIGRTVQLLDAQRLATGSGRPVAFDFRTADVAAGGEGAPLAPIYHAARARACGLDAPVAALNIGGVANITLIDAEGTLLAFDTGPGNGMIDLLLQGRGLGRFDEDGRLAAAGTVDETALRALLSGTYFDAPAPKSLDRYDFSLDAVERLSAEDAAATLVAFTAEAVVKAFDKGARPSALIVCGGGRHNPEIMRVLAARVPVPVKTAEAVGWRGDAIEAEAFAFLAARTARGLPISFPGTTGVAAPMTGGRIVQP